The nucleotide window GTCGAGATTCGCGCGCTCCGGGGTCGGAGGTTCGCCGCCCCAGGGAAAGTTTCGTTTTTTTTCTTTGACGTGAGGTTCTCCAGCGGCGGCCATCTCCCATTCCGCTTCCGTCGGCAGCCTGCGGCGCGCCCACTTGCAGTAAGCCTCGGCCTCGCACCAGTTGACGTGCATTACGGGAAAATCTTTTCGCAGAGGCGCATGTTGATCGAAGATTCGCTGCAGCCAGCGGCCGTTGGCTTCCTTTTTCCAGTAGACCGGATGTTCGGTTTTGCTCGGCGAGAATGCCGACTCGTATTCCTGTTCTCTTTTGAAGAATTTGGAAAAAGACCGATCGAGCGCCGGCGAGCCGCCGGTTTCCAGCCAGCGCCAACCCCCTTCGCTCCACAATTCCCGCCGGCGGTAGCCGCCGTCGTCAACGAACCCAGCAAACTCTCCGTTCGTCACGGCTCCGCGCGCGATGCGGAATGGTTTGATATCGACCGGGTGTGCCCACTTCTCGTTGTCGAAGACGAACGGCGCGCCCGGCGACGCGCCCAGCATGAACGTGCCGCCGGAAATCTCTACGTCACCGGACAAGATTCCGCCGGATAATTGCGCCGTCGTGTTTTGCTGCGGAACGCTGAGTTTCGGCGGCGCATAGCCTAGAGTTTGCCTCGTGTAGGCTAGCGCCTCTCCGTGCATGTCTTCGTGAAAGAGGACGAGGAGATAAAAGTAGATTTCCTCCGGCGACGGATCGCGCGAGTTGAGCGCGCCGGTGACGCGGTTTAGCACCGCATCGATATATGACAGCGTATCTTTGCGGGAAGGGAGCAGAAGCTCCCAACGCGTATCGTGGGCGACGTCCGTGGAGTTGTAGAGTGCGTCGCCACCCTCGACGAGAGGTTTTTGCCCGCGCAGATGGCGCAGGGTCCAGAACTCCTGTGTCCAGGCGACGTGGCCGATCTCCCAGAGCGGCGGATTCACGATCGCGAGCCGCGGCCCGATCATCTGCTCGTCATTGAGATCTTCGATCAACTCCAGCGTGCGCTTGCGCGCGTCCTTGAGCAGACGCACGAGATCGGCGGCAGAGATGTTTGTAATATCCGTGTCCATACGGTTACGTTTTACGACAGGCGTCGCGGGCGATCAAGAAGAGAGCGGTGGAGATGCAACGCAGGCTAAGGCGCGAGGAATTTACCGCTAAGTGAAACGAACTCTTCCGCCGCGTCCCATTGAGCAAGATGCTTACATTTGTCCAAAAGGTGGAGGTTGAGTGTAGGAAACCGCTCCTTGAGCGCAGCGGCTCTGGCTGCCGCGGAGCTGCGGTCCTGCTTGCCATAGATCATTAGCAAAGGCACGAGCAGTTGGTGCAGACGCTCCCAAATAGGCACAGCATCTTTGCCGCCGCCTCGCGGAGCTTTTGCTCGCTCAAGGAAAGCTTGAAAATTCTTGCCTACGCTCATGCGATGGCGCTTCTCCAAGACTTCCGGTGTAATCAAGGAATGGTTGAAGAGATTGTGTTCCAGCAGCGCGCGGGTATCATTGAGACTAGGCTCGGAGCTTCCTCCCTCTTCTCCCTCCCCACCGCCGCCTTTTCCGCTTTCAGCCAACGGGGGAAGCAGGCTGCCGGTCGCGAGCGCGACAACCTTGGAAGTCCGATCCGGCTGATCGAAGGCGAGGCCGACCGCCATGTTTCCGGCTTGCGAGTGGCCGACGAGACTCGCCTTTTTAATTCGCAACGCGTCCATGAACTGAAGGATGAATCGGCGTCGGTAAGCTACTGAAAAATCTCTAGGATTGTCGGTGAGGCCGAAGCCGGGCTGATCGAAGGCGATGGCGCGGAGGCCATGGCGAGCCAGCGGCTCGAGGTTGCACTCCCAAACGTCCGCCGACGAGCCGAGCGAAGCGCCGTGCAATAGCAAAACTTCCGTACCGCTTCCTTCTTCGAGGTAGCGGGTCTTGAGACCATCAACCTGAACGAATTTCTCAGTCGGCATGAGATAACTCTTACAAATATCAACGCTTGAAAAATATTCGGCTTAGCTGGTAGCCCTTCCGCCGGGCTGCGGGGTCAACCGATCAAGGACGGCCAGTGTTAGACGTTCGTTGCGGGAAGCTGTTTCGGAGGCGCGCTCCAAGGCCTCGGCAATTTTTCTGCCTTCGTATAGGCCTACGACTAATCCGATAATCACTACCGCCATGATCACGAGCGTGTTGACCCATATCAGCGTGGTGATGTCCATTCGCCCTCCTGAATTTGTTTACACTTTCATTCGGAAGATTTCCATTGTTGGATGGAAATCTATGCGTCCGACACGTCGATCAGCACGCCGTCGGGGTCGGCGAGATGGTATTTGCCGAAAGGACACGACGCGGTGAACAGCTTGAGCCGCGCTGCGCCCTCCGGCCCGCCGCCGATGGGGCTGGGTGAGAGCCGTGGATTTCGTCCGATCAATGTCTCGAGATCCTTCTTGAACGCCTCGACGCTCTCCACCTTGAAACCGATATGCTCGGGCGCCGGCCGCTCGATGCCGGATCCCGCATAGTCGTTGATGTTCCACGGCATGACGATGAGAGTCACTCGACCGTCCGACAAGTAGTGGTTAGGATCGCCGGCCGGTTTTTCCTGGGCGCGCAGCTCGAACAGATCGACGTAGAACCGCGCCAGCAGTTCCGGCATGACCGTTCTCAGACCGAAGTGGCTGATTGTGCGATCCTGTTTCCAGTCGCCGTCTTCGTAAACGTCGCGGCGATTTTCCATTCCCTTCTGTGAAAGATCGAAGACATTGCCCGCGGGATCGTGCGCGCTCAGCCCGGCGAACGGCCGGTTGCCGGGACGCTTGAGCACGTTGACCGACGGGTACTTCGCTTTGATTCGCCCCAGAACCGTTTCGACGCTGTCCACCTCGAAGCCAAAGTGGTCGAAGCCGGCCTGTCGACCCGACCTACGCGGGTTGATGTTCATGCCGACGTAGCCGTCGCCGACGACGACGGCGCTTTCCGGTTTCGCGCGCGGCGAGGTGCGCAGGTGAAACAATGCTTCGTAAAATCGTCCCATGAGAGCGTAATTTTCGCTCGCAATGGCCATGTGCTTGATTTGTGCTTTTGCCATAAGGTCCTCCAGTTCAGTCGTGCCAGATTTCGATTCTCCCTCAGCCTTTCGCCTAGGTCAAGCTCTTTTGCAGCAGATGCGTCCAGGGGCGCAATTCTTTAGCCCAGGATTCCCGGCTATGCTTCATCATGTACCGATGCGCCGCGGACAGAGTCGAGATTTCCTTCGCCTCCAACGGCAAAGGCTGGGTCTTATCTTTCTGCCCGTTGAGGCGCCCGAAAAATCTCCGCAGCGCTCGCCAA belongs to Candidatus Binatia bacterium and includes:
- the senA gene encoding selenoneine synthase SenA encodes the protein MDTDITNISAADLVRLLKDARKRTLELIEDLNDEQMIGPRLAIVNPPLWEIGHVAWTQEFWTLRHLRGQKPLVEGGDALYNSTDVAHDTRWELLLPSRKDTLSYIDAVLNRVTGALNSRDPSPEEIYFYLLVLFHEDMHGEALAYTRQTLGYAPPKLSVPQQNTTAQLSGGILSGDVEISGGTFMLGASPGAPFVFDNEKWAHPVDIKPFRIARGAVTNGEFAGFVDDGGYRRRELWSEGGWRWLETGGSPALDRSFSKFFKREQEYESAFSPSKTEHPVYWKKEANGRWLQRIFDQHAPLRKDFPVMHVNWCEAEAYCKWARRRLPTEAEWEMAAAGEPHVKEKKRNFPWGGEPPTPERANLDGRALDVVEAGALPAGDSAFGCRQMIGNVWEWTASDFRPYPGFVVDPYKEYSEPWFGTHKVLRGGCWATRARLIRNTWRNFYTPDRRDVWAGFRTCAL
- a CDS encoding alpha/beta hydrolase is translated as MPTEKFVQVDGLKTRYLEEGSGTEVLLLHGASLGSSADVWECNLEPLARHGLRAIAFDQPGFGLTDNPRDFSVAYRRRFILQFMDALRIKKASLVGHSQAGNMAVGLAFDQPDRTSKVVALATGSLLPPLAESGKGGGGEGEEGGSSEPSLNDTRALLEHNLFNHSLITPEVLEKRHRMSVGKNFQAFLERAKAPRGGGKDAVPIWERLHQLLVPLLMIYGKQDRSSAAARAAALKERFPTLNLHLLDKCKHLAQWDAAEEFVSLSGKFLAP
- a CDS encoding VOC family protein, with translation MAKAQIKHMAIASENYALMGRFYEALFHLRTSPRAKPESAVVVGDGYVGMNINPRRSGRQAGFDHFGFEVDSVETVLGRIKAKYPSVNVLKRPGNRPFAGLSAHDPAGNVFDLSQKGMENRRDVYEDGDWKQDRTISHFGLRTVMPELLARFYVDLFELRAQEKPAGDPNHYLSDGRVTLIVMPWNINDYAGSGIERPAPEHIGFKVESVEAFKKDLETLIGRNPRLSPSPIGGGPEGAARLKLFTASCPFGKYHLADPDGVLIDVSDA